The following are encoded together in the Phragmites australis chromosome 19, lpPhrAust1.1, whole genome shotgun sequence genome:
- the LOC133899919 gene encoding adenosylhomocysteinase: MALSVEKTSSGREYKVKDLSQADFGRLEIELAEVEMPGLMACRTEFGPSKPFAGARISGSLHMTIQTAVLIETLTALGAEVRWCSCNIFSTQDHAAAAIARDSAAVFAWKGETLEEYWWCTERCLDWGAAGGPDLIVDDGGDATLLIHEGVKAEEEYESTGKIPDPASTDNAEFKIVLTIIRDGLKADPKKYRKMKERLVGVSEETTTGVKRLYQMEETGTLLFPAINVNDSVTKSKFDNLYGCRHSLPDGLMRATDVMIAGKVAVVCGYGDVGKGCAAALKQAGARVIVTEIDPICALQALMEGLQVLTLEDVVSEADIFVTTTGNKDIIMVDHMRKMKNNAIVCNIGHFDNEIDMLGLETYPGVKRITIKPQTDRWVFPETNTGIIVLAEGRLMNLGCATGHPSFVMSCSFTNQVIAQLELWKEKNTGKYEKKVYVLPKHLDEKVAALHLGKLGARLTKLSKSQADYISVPVEGPYKPAHYRY; this comes from the exons ATGGCGCTCTCCGTGGAGAAGACCTCGTCGGGGCGGGAGTACAAGGTCAAGGACCTCTCCCAGGCTGACTTCGGCCGCCTCGAGATCGAGCTCGCCGAGGTCGAGATGCCCGGGCTCATGGCGTGCCGCACCGAGTTCGGCCCCTCCAAGCCCTTCGCCGGCGCCCGCATCTCGGGCTCCCTCCACATGACCATCCAGACCGCCGTCCTCATCGAGACACTCACCGCGCTCGGCGCCGAGGTCCGTTGGTGCTCCTGCAACATCTTCTCCACGCAGGACCACGCTGCCGCCGCCATCGCGCGGGACTCCGCGGCGGTCTTCGCCTGGAAGGGGGAGACTCTCGAGGAGTACTGGTGGTGCACCGAGCGCTGCCTTGACTGGGGCGCGGCCGGGGGTCCCGACCTCATCGTCGACGACGGTGGTGACGCCACACTGCTCATCCACGAGGGGGTGAAGGCCGAGGAGGAGTACGAGAGTACCGGCAAGATCCCCGACCCGGCGTCCACCGACAACGCCGAGTTCAAGATCGTGCTCACCATCATCCGGGACGGGCTCAAGGCCGACCCCAAGAAGTACCGCAAGATGAAGGAGAGGCTCGTCGGCGTCTCCGAGGAGACCACCACCGGAGTCAAGAGGCTCTACCAGATGGAGGAGACCGGTACCCTCCTTTTTCCCGCCATCAACGTCAACGATTCCGTCACCAAGAGCAAG TTTGACAACCTGTACGGTTGCCGCCACTCCCTCCCTGATGGTCTGATGAGGGCCACTGATGTTATGATTGCCGGCAAGGTTGCCGTTGTCTGCGGTTATGGTGATGTTGGCAAGGGCTGTGCTGCCGCACTCAAGCAGGCTGGTGCCCGTGTCATTGTGACTGAGATTGACCCCATCTGTGCCCTCCAGGCCCTGATGGAGGGTCTCCAGGTTCTCACCTTGGAGGATGTTGTCTCTGAGGCTGACATCTTCGTGACCACAACTGGCAACAAGGACATCATCATGGTTGACCAcatgaggaagatgaagaacaaTGCCATTGTTTGCAACATTGGTCACTTTGATAACGAGATCGACATGCTTGGTCTTGAGACCTACCCTGGTGTCAAGCGCATCACCATCAAGCCTCAGACTGACCGCTGGGTCTTCCCTGAGACCAACACTGGCATCATTGTCCTTGCTGAGGGTCGTCTGATGAACCTTGGGTGTGCTACTGGCCACCCCAGCTTTGTCATGTCCTGCTCATTCACTAACCAG GTAATTGCTCAACTTGAGCTGTGGAAGGAGAAGAACACTGGCAAGTACGAGAAGAAGGTGTATGTGCTCCCCAAGCACCTCGATGAGAAGGTTGCTGCTCTCCACTTGGGTAAGCTTGGTGCCAGGCTAACCAAGCTCTCCAAGTCCCAGGCCGACTACATCAGCGTCCCGGTCGAGGGTCCTTACAAGCCCGCTCACTACCGGTACTAG